The genomic interval TAATTTTTTTGAGTGCATTATCTTAatttttatatctcattatctactTCTATTAGTTTTTCCTATAGATGCTTTATAAGAATATCTTTCTTGACATTTTTTGGTTCATTATTTAACCTTTTTTAGCAACCATATTCACCATTGCTTTCACTCTAACATTCCCTTTATAGATCTAATTgctatattttattataatatttttagaaaATGGATGATTGATCATATTATAATTTGGTAATTTGGTGAATTCTATATTTCTACATCTTGTATAATTTTTTtcggctttttttttttttttttttaattatattatcaaCACTCTACATACAAAACTCAACCCAACAGCAATGCTGAAAAcacatttatatttttaattgataaaataaaaaCATGAACTTTGATGAAAATACATAGCATTTACACCCTTCACTTTCTACATGAAGAGTTGGCAAAATGAAAACATGGTTACTAAGTAAGGTCCATTTTTAACAAAATAGCCTTTATCACATCATTTTTCTTGTATTCTATGATAGGTTGCTGAACAAGAGTGTCTTGTAACAACATGGATGACATAACCTATGTGGAAGTACGACACAAGGGACACCTTATCACCTATGTGGGAGTACGACACGAGACACCTTAACAGGATAAAAGTATTGCTTCATGCAAGAAAAGGAGCCAAGTGAAACAAAACAATCGCTTCAGAAAGCAATTCATTCATTTTGTTGTCGCTTCATGGCTGTGACAAATAGATTAAAGTTATTCCATGAGGAGCCCCCGTCCTTGATTGCATCCCGAGCAATTATCTTCAATTTTCTCACTTCCTCTCTGATCTCCACGCCTTGTTCTGATTCCAGTAAAATCTCTACACCTTTCACAAACTCCCCCTGCTCTATAATTCTTTGGCTATTCGCATGCAATGGCAGACACAATTTCCACACATCCACAACATACGTGCGGTTAACAAACTGGTCTGCATGGTAAGGCCAACAAAGCATGGACACGCCCATGGTGATGCTTTCCTGCACGGAATTCCATCCACAGTGAGTCACAAAACAAGCTATGGAGGGATGAGATAACACCTCTAATTGTGGCGCCCACGAAACTATGCAACCCCTATCTCTCACTCGCTCCAAGAAACCAGCAGGTAAAATAGCTTTGCTTGCTTTCACTAGATCAGAACGTACAATCCATAGAAACGGTCTCTGTGTGGCCTCCACTCCCAGAGCAAGTTCTTCCAATTGCTTTTCACTCAGAACTACCAAACTTCGAAAAGATATGTAGATCACAGAGTGAGCACACTGTTTATCTAACCACTGTAAGCATTCTGTGTCATTTTTCCAGAAGCTTGGAAGGACCTTCGTGACCGTCCTGCTATGGAAAAACTCAGGAGGAATTAGAGGACCTATTGGATAAACGCCCACATCTTTGGACAACGTTTCGTCTACTGGAGCTTCAATCTCTAAGAAAGAATTGAAGAGGACCCATTTGATGTGCTTGACATCCTCTGCCATGCGAATCCCTTTCCGAATCATGTATTTCCCCTGCCCACGACCACGGAAGATCTCCAGAACGCAGCGCCGGCATGGAGGGGAgatattttgtttttttatttttctttggaatTCCTTCACATAAAACCCACAAAGATAAAGAGGTTTATAAATATCGTTCACatcatgaaataaataataaaatcgaTTGAAAGAGTAATGATTATATGTTACCATCAGAATGAAGGATGCCAAGCGAGACCAGATGGGCACTAAAGTAGCGAATGGCGAAGAGTGAAACAAGAGCTGTGTGAAAAGCGGCGAGAGGAAGGTTATGGAGCGTGGCTACCGGTTGTAAGCCAAAGCACATCCAGACGTCTGCAAATATACAGGTGATCTTGTTTTCTTCTTCCCTGGCGTTTATTTCCTGAATGACTATCAATTACGGAAGGCCCCGTGTCCTTTGCCAATGCCTCAATTCCATTTTCAACGCCTTCCAGAGTATCCATAGGTGGAAATTCAAAGGGAACGGATATCATTCGGATGTTATCAAAGAAGGAATTTGGAGTGTTGGCTGTGAGTATGCGGTTATGGTTGGTGTGGGAGTTGAGGAAAGTGAGGAGGAATCCATGGGAGACGAGCTTCCAAAGTTGCATCATAGGATTAATGTGACCCTGAAAAGGAAAAGGGATGAGAAGAgtgtttgttagtttgttagcttggacagctgtttgtctatttgctaaataattagtaaataattgtttgctaacaaatgtagttagagttcaaacaattctaattaattatttgactctttttagaaacttctagcaaccaatttggttagggttgtttagttgtttttaatctGAGCCATTGAGTGAGAATTAATCTCGGCTGTTGGTTTTCCAACGAaagtagtatataagggggtcagggggcatttggaaaacgatgaatgaatgaatgaattgtgtgaagaatttgtagtgttagcaagtagtcttgtAGTGTTAGCAAGGGTGCAATGATAGCGTTAGGATAGTAGCGGGGTGGAATCTCAGCAGAAGAAATTGGGAGGTCGTCGAAGCTCTACCAGTAACAGGCAAacagtatttgtatctcttgatttgttgtagttaatatatattcctcatctgcagtattggttttccctttggggtttttccagggacaattgttcaaaaatattgtgttcattgtgttgcgcaTTCATATGAGTTTGTGAAATTACAGTTGTGTCATTTTCCAGTATTTTTTactcaaataatctatcaaagataggaggataataatcagtaattgtaatagatttttcacatggtatcagagctaagttaagggtagaagagatttaccctaggcaaaggaaactaagggtttataaaacctagtttaacctctttagaatttttatttgctttaacctttgagatggcctcagttggtttaagagatcaagacagattggatggagcctctaattttggtgtctggaaagcctctaattttggtgtctggaaagccagaatttctttattgctagaagagaatggtatcaaggaatatgttaccactgtTGTGACTATACCTATAGATGCAACACGgcttgcagcatacaagaaggatgattccaaggcgaggaggctaatccttgatggtgtcaaggaccatatTGTTCCACATATTGCTGAGTTAGATACTACAAAGAAGATGTGGGATGTCATTCTaaatctgtaccagaatgctaccactaatcagaagctgattctcagagaaaagcTGAGGAATACCTGAATGAATAAGGGAGAAGACGTGACGAGTTACCTCACCAGACtcagacttgtcaaggatgagttagcagctattggagataaaccaagtgatgatgagctagtacgaatagccctaaatgggttttctaagcagtgggatgtctttgttcaagttgtgATTGGatgagacaccttaccaagttgggatcgactttggagtgacttcactcaggaggagcttagactaagccttgtcaatggagccaacaataagagtcatAAAAGTGAGGCAGAACAGGAGAACGTTGCCCTAGCGggtaaaggaaaagcaaagaaggggtccagcaaaggatcaaatcctcaaggtgagaagaagaagaaagacttgttgaagatcaagtgctacggctgtcacgagtttggccactatgtcaacgattgcccagaaaggaagaagaatgacaagaaaggcaagaagcaagttgcagcttcagcaagtgcagatgagctctcgaatagaatggaagatgagtttgcactcatagcatgtatggttagctcaacctcacagagtgtttggtacatagatagtggggcgtcatttcatatgacaggagttagagaatacttctccagttataaggaggagagcaccagaatccagatctctatgggaaacatgtccaaactcaactcagttgggaaagggactgttcagtttcagagggagaatggtaagatgattcctcttcatgatgtgttgcatgttccaGGCTTAGGGATGAATTTGATTTCTATATCCATCCTTCGGGACAAAgggtacaatgtactctttagagaGGCAAATGTATTGattaagcataaggattggaaatcacccatagctattggagttaggagtggtcgactttataggttgcagtttgatactcctaaggtactcatgag from Cryptomeria japonica unplaced genomic scaffold, Sugi_1.0 HiC_scaffold_281, whole genome shotgun sequence carries:
- the LOC131870073 gene encoding UDP-glycosyltransferase 74E1-like; the protein is MISVPFEFPPMDTLEGVENGIEALAKDTGPSEFQRKIKKQNISPPCRRCVLEIFRGRGQGKYMIRKGIRMAEDVKHIKWVLFNSFLEIEAPVDETLSKDVGVYPIGPLIPPEFFHSRTVTKVLPSFWKNDTECLQWLDKQCAHSVIYISFRSLVVLSEKQLEELALGVEATQRPFLWIVRSDLVKASKAILPAGFLERESITMGVSMLCWPYHADQFVNRTYVVDVWKLCLPLHANSQRIIEQGEFVKGVEILLESEQGVEIREEVRKLKIIARDAIKDGGSSWNNFNLFVTAMKRQQNE